A stretch of Campylobacter volucris DNA encodes these proteins:
- the queF gene encoding preQ(1) synthase translates to MRYGEKEIKEFSVENMEVWPNDAKNDYVIKITLPEFMCCCPRSGYPDFATIYLEYIPNKLVVELKAIKLYINTFMHRNVSHEASINEIYNTLKEKLDPKWIKVVGDFNPRGNVHTVIECRSDLVVPK, encoded by the coding sequence ATGAGATATGGTGAAAAAGAGATAAAGGAATTTAGCGTAGAAAATATGGAAGTTTGGCCAAATGATGCTAAAAATGATTATGTGATTAAGATCACTTTACCTGAATTTATGTGTTGTTGTCCGCGTAGTGGATATCCTGATTTTGCTACTATTTATCTTGAATATATACCAAATAAATTAGTAGTAGAGCTTAAAGCTATAAAACTTTATATAAATACTTTTATGCATAGAAATGTTTCACATGAAGCAAGTATAAATGAAATTTATAATACTTTAAAAGAAAAATTAGATCCAAAATGGATAAAAGTAGTTGGCGATTTTAATCCACGCGGTAATGTTCATACTGTTATAGAATGTAGATCAGATTTAGTAGTACCAAAATAA
- a CDS encoding molybdenum-containing sulfite:cytochrome c oxidoreductase, monoheme cytochrome c subunit, with protein MEKYQLDQEQNSQEDRRGFLKNLGITLLGASALANVSFDNYFLGSQALAKELDSFKIDGKKDVIYHGERPMTAETQIYALDPDFTRPENFFVRNNGVPPEMSTIKERMKKGWTLEIGGESVKTAKTYTLDELKKKFKHYTYALTLECGGNGRGEVIPSTKGTQWGYGAVACGRWTGVRLKDILEDCGVKDDAVYIGYYGIDTKLNGEEASPISRGVPIKKAMQDETLVAWAYEGKDIPWINGYPLRLVCGGYPASTSGKWLSKIVVRNKVHDGEKMDTSYKVPVNPVKPGDFTSKVEMKIIESMPVRSIITNIKNNTKIKANKKFEVRGKAWAGELEVKEVYVSNDYGVTWTKAKVEKPLNRLAWQKWSTQISIPTKGYYEIWARAVDSEGNSQPMVLAQWNPGGYINNACHRINVLGV; from the coding sequence ATGGAAAAGTATCAATTAGATCAAGAACAAAATTCACAAGAAGATCGTAGAGGCTTTTTAAAAAATTTAGGTATTACTTTGCTTGGAGCTAGTGCTTTGGCAAATGTTTCTTTTGATAATTATTTTTTAGGTAGTCAAGCACTTGCTAAAGAATTAGATAGTTTTAAAATCGATGGAAAAAAAGATGTGATTTATCATGGGGAAAGACCTATGACAGCAGAAACACAAATTTATGCTTTAGATCCTGATTTTACAAGACCTGAAAATTTCTTTGTAAGAAATAATGGTGTTCCACCTGAAATGAGTACAATAAAAGAAAGAATGAAAAAAGGTTGGACACTTGAAATTGGCGGAGAAAGTGTAAAAACTGCAAAAACATACACTCTAGATGAACTAAAGAAAAAATTCAAACATTATACCTATGCATTGACTTTAGAATGCGGTGGTAATGGTAGAGGTGAAGTTATACCTAGCACTAAAGGGACTCAATGGGGTTATGGAGCTGTTGCTTGTGGTAGATGGACAGGAGTTAGACTAAAAGATATTTTAGAAGATTGTGGTGTAAAAGATGATGCTGTTTATATAGGGTATTATGGAATCGATACTAAATTAAATGGTGAAGAAGCTTCTCCTATTAGTAGAGGTGTGCCTATTAAAAAAGCTATGCAAGATGAAACATTAGTTGCTTGGGCTTATGAGGGTAAAGATATACCTTGGATCAATGGTTATCCACTTCGTTTAGTTTGTGGAGGATACCCTGCGAGTACAAGTGGTAAATGGCTTTCAAAAATTGTTGTAAGAAATAAAGTTCATGATGGTGAAAAAATGGACACTTCTTATAAAGTTCCAGTAAATCCTGTAAAACCAGGTGATTTTACATCTAAAGTTGAAATGAAAATCATCGAATCAATGCCAGTAAGATCTATCATCACTAACATCAAAAATAACACAAAAATTAAAGCAAATAAAAAATTTGAAGTTAGAGGAAAAGCTTGGGCGGGCGAGTTAGAAGTAAAAGAAGTATATGTAAGTAATGATTATGGTGTAACTTGGACTAAAGCAAAAGTTGAAAAACCTTTAAATCGTCTTGCATGGCAAAAATGGAGCACTCAAATTTCAATCCCAACAAAAGGATATTATGAAATTTGGGCTAGAGCAGTTGATAGTGAAGGAAATAGTCAGCCTATGGTTTTAGCACAATGGAATCCGGGTGGTTATATCAACAATGCTTGTCATAGAATAAATGTTCTTGGAGTATGA
- a CDS encoding molybdenum-containing sulfite:cytochrome c oxidoreductase, molybdopterin oxidoreductase subunit — protein sequence MFKKIILVLCIGFSFLFANAQYKVNPDTGLIIDPDSPLVEANCLACHGSGLITNMRASKQAWLAAIRWMQESEGLWEIPADDEEKILNYLTKYYGEKYDTRRRIPLNVLLEK from the coding sequence ATGTTTAAAAAAATAATCTTAGTTTTATGTATAGGATTTTCTTTTCTTTTTGCAAATGCGCAATATAAAGTAAATCCTGATACAGGATTGATTATAGATCCAGATTCTCCTTTAGTGGAAGCTAATTGTTTAGCTTGTCATGGCTCAGGACTTATCACTAATATGCGTGCAAGCAAACAAGCTTGGCTTGCTGCTATTAGATGGATGCAAGAATCAGAAGGTTTATGGGAAATTCCTGCAGATGATGAGGAAAAAATTTTAAATTATTTAACTAAATATTACGGGGAAAAATACGATACTAGAAGAAGAATCCCTTTAAATGTTTTGTTAGAAAAATAA
- a CDS encoding outer membrane beta-barrel protein encodes MKLKSLSIIASIALLSNVAIADENSGLLLGVDAGWFHTQIDSSIKHRNNGQKANFNGDLEGNIPVFGLKIGYRINENHRVYSAYNYSSEMSDVITIPRFTIDGEFDTHKILFGYDFTPKVFDNTRAVLGLYGGYARTDLTLKTGRLSLSENFDGFTYGAKIGALYELNLSNEIEFGFKVEKTTYTSRNFYKDSIGSNFYNPEQTNYGLYLGYTYKF; translated from the coding sequence ATGAAGTTAAAATCTTTAAGTATTATCGCAAGCATTGCTTTGCTTTCTAATGTAGCTATAGCAGATGAAAATTCTGGTTTGCTTTTAGGTGTTGATGCTGGTTGGTTTCATACTCAAATAGATAGTAGTATCAAACATAGAAATAATGGACAAAAAGCAAATTTTAATGGTGATTTAGAAGGTAATATCCCTGTTTTTGGTTTAAAAATAGGCTATCGTATTAATGAAAATCATAGAGTATATAGTGCTTATAATTATTCAAGCGAAATGAGTGATGTGATTACCATTCCTAGATTTACAATAGATGGGGAATTTGATACTCATAAGATTTTATTTGGTTATGATTTTACTCCAAAGGTATTTGACAATACAAGAGCTGTTTTAGGACTTTATGGTGGGTATGCTAGAACTGATCTTACTTTAAAAACAGGTCGTTTATCTTTATCTGAAAATTTTGATGGTTTTACTTACGGAGCAAAAATAGGTGCTTTATATGAACTAAATCTTTCAAATGAGATAGAATTTGGTTTTAAAGTGGAAAAAACTACCTATACTTCAAGAAATTTTTATAAAGACTCAATAGGATCAAATTTTTATAATCCTGAGCAAACTAACTATGGTTTATATCTAGGTTATACTTATAAATTCTAG
- a CDS encoding alkylphosphonate utilization protein — translation MPKDANGAELNAGDSVSVIKDLKVKGAGATLKRGTTIKNIKLTNKDTEIEAKVDKFGMIVLKTEFLKKI, via the coding sequence ATGCCAAAAGATGCAAATGGTGCAGAATTAAATGCAGGTGATAGTGTAAGCGTCATAAAAGATTTAAAAGTTAAAGGAGCAGGTGCTACTTTAAAGCGTGGCACCACTATCAAAAATATCAAATTAACAAACAAAGATACTGAGATTGAAGCTAAGGTTGATAAATTTGGTATGATAGTATTAAAAACAGAATTTCTTAAAAAAATTTAA
- the thyX gene encoding FAD-dependent thymidylate synthase: MKITLLNYTPLSVCSHATRTCWQSFDKGDCGGEKDKELIDRVGNKFKHASTLEHLNYTFYIQGISRACLQEVARHRHTSPSVKSTRYTLKELKNENEFKENDFENAKRYLVLTGNEVVDNASIKALENLRLILQNSISLDIAKYCLPESYKTELTLTINARSLQNFLTLRSSKSALWEIRNLANALFETLPQEHQFIFKHCIEENSQK, from the coding sequence ATGAAGATTACATTATTAAACTACACTCCACTAAGCGTGTGCTCACATGCTACAAGAACTTGTTGGCAAAGTTTTGATAAAGGCGATTGTGGAGGAGAAAAAGATAAAGAATTAATCGATCGTGTAGGAAATAAATTTAAACACGCTTCAACTTTAGAACATTTAAATTATACTTTTTATATACAAGGCATTTCAAGAGCTTGCTTGCAAGAAGTTGCAAGACATCGTCACACTAGTCCTAGTGTAAAAAGCACAAGATATACTTTAAAAGAACTCAAAAATGAAAATGAATTTAAAGAAAATGATTTTGAAAATGCCAAAAGATACTTAGTATTAACAGGAAATGAAGTAGTAGATAATGCAAGCATAAAAGCTTTAGAAAATTTGCGTTTAATTTTACAAAATAGCATAAGTTTAGATATAGCAAAATACTGCTTACCAGAAAGCTACAAAACCGAACTCACTCTAACTATAAACGCAAGAAGTTTGCAAAATTTTCTTACTTTAAGAAGTTCTAAATCAGCCCTTTGGGAGATTAGAAATTTAGCTAATGCTTTGTTTGAAACCTTACCACAAGAACATCAATTTATTTTTAAACATTGTATAGAAGAAAATTCTCAAAAATAA
- a CDS encoding CTP synthase, giving the protein MKLKQTKYIFVTGGVLSSLGKGIAAASIATILKNSGLKVSILKADPYINVDPGTMSPLEHGEVFVTDDGAETDLDLGHYERFLNESLSQDNNFTTGRVYQSVIEKERRGDYLGKTIQVIPHIVDEIKDRIKKAGIDKDILIVEIGGTVGDIEGLPFLEAIRALKLEVGKYNAINIHLTLVPFIKAAGELKTKPTQHSVGELRRIGISPDMIICRSEKSLDKDLKEKIAISCGVEKNCVIESVDAASIYQIPLNFLSQDILSAIANLLDLKDLKPNMNEWDILVKRVIAPSNELNIAFVGKYVDLKESYKSLTEAIIHAGAALDARVNLKWIDSEKLENSNIEENFKDVSGILVAGGFGYRGVEGKIQAIKYARENKIPFLGICLGMQLSLIEFARNVLKLEDANSSEFDKNCKNLIIFLIDEFIDSSGKKQIRTSKTPLGGTMRLGSYECHIKENTLLSKVYNGQKIVKERHRHRYEANPKYKDIFEKNGLIISGENDGLVEAIELKNHPFFLAVQFHPEFTSRLVKVNPAIFSFIKASLDKKYVK; this is encoded by the coding sequence ATGAAATTAAAACAAACTAAATATATATTTGTAACGGGCGGAGTTTTAAGTTCTTTAGGCAAAGGTATCGCAGCAGCTTCAATCGCTACAATTTTAAAAAATTCAGGTTTAAAAGTAAGTATTTTAAAAGCTGATCCTTATATAAATGTAGATCCTGGCACTATGAGCCCTTTAGAACATGGAGAAGTTTTTGTAACTGATGATGGAGCTGAAACGGATCTTGATTTGGGTCATTATGAAAGATTTTTAAATGAAAGTTTGTCTCAAGATAATAATTTTACCACAGGAAGAGTTTATCAAAGCGTCATAGAAAAGGAAAGAAGAGGAGATTATCTTGGTAAAACTATACAAGTTATCCCTCATATAGTAGATGAAATAAAAGATCGTATAAAAAAAGCTGGGATAGATAAAGATATTTTGATAGTAGAAATTGGTGGAACGGTTGGCGATATAGAAGGTTTGCCATTTTTAGAAGCTATTAGAGCTTTAAAGCTTGAAGTTGGAAAGTATAATGCTATCAATATACATTTAACTTTGGTGCCTTTTATAAAAGCAGCAGGAGAGCTTAAAACTAAGCCAACGCAACATAGTGTTGGAGAGCTTCGTCGTATAGGTATAAGCCCTGATATGATTATATGTAGAAGTGAAAAATCTTTAGATAAAGACTTAAAAGAAAAAATTGCAATTTCATGTGGAGTTGAAAAAAATTGTGTTATAGAAAGTGTTGATGCAGCAAGTATTTATCAAATTCCATTGAATTTTTTAAGTCAAGATATTTTAAGTGCTATTGCAAATTTGCTTGATTTAAAAGATTTAAAGCCAAATATGAATGAATGGGATATTTTAGTAAAAAGGGTTATAGCTCCAAGCAATGAATTAAACATTGCTTTTGTTGGAAAATATGTTGATTTAAAAGAAAGTTACAAAAGTTTAACTGAAGCTATTATCCATGCTGGCGCAGCTTTAGATGCAAGGGTAAATTTAAAATGGATTGATAGTGAAAAATTAGAAAATTCTAATATAGAAGAAAATTTTAAAGATGTAAGTGGGATTTTAGTAGCTGGTGGTTTTGGATATCGTGGTGTAGAAGGTAAAATTCAAGCTATAAAATATGCAAGAGAAAATAAAATTCCATTTTTGGGAATTTGTTTAGGGATGCAGCTTTCTTTAATAGAATTTGCAAGAAATGTTTTAAAACTTGAAGATGCAAATTCGAGTGAATTTGACAAAAATTGTAAAAATCTTATTATATTTTTGATTGATGAATTTATTGATTCTAGCGGTAAAAAACAAATTAGAACAAGCAAAACCCCACTTGGTGGAACTATGAGACTTGGATCTTATGAGTGTCATATAAAAGAGAATACTTTGCTTAGCAAAGTCTATAATGGTCAAAAAATAGTAAAAGAACGCCATCGTCATCGCTATGAAGCAAATCCAAAATATAAAGATATTTTTGAAAAAAATGGACTTATAATTAGTGGAGAAAATGATGGGTTAGTTGAAGCTATAGAATTAAAAAATCACCCATTTTTCTTAGCAGTGCAATTTCACCCAGAATTTACTTCTCGTTTGGTGAAAGTAAATCCTGCGATTTTTTCTTTTATAAAAGCATCGTTAGATAAAAAATATGTTAAATAA
- the recJ gene encoding single-stranded-DNA-specific exonuclease RecJ, which yields MLNKAQIKQILHQRFENDIHVKLCDLPMPSCLKDVFKGALRIKEAIEKNQKVAIVGDYDVDGVISCVIFSEFFDDIGFDYIVKIPNRFKDGYGLNEEIINELGSIDLIITVDNGIAAVEAAKMCKEKGIDLIITDHHMPPAILPDAYAIINPKQQDCDFPNVEICGAQVAWYLIGAIKEVCKINYDMCKFIELLAIAIIADMMELRDLNRALVRKGIECINSSNRVAFKAIRKYFGKDKFEIDNISFLIAPLINSAGRMDDAIISYKFLHSKNMDEVMDYLEQIVSYNNNRKDEERELFKQCLEQVDENNSVIIVNGCNWHEGVLGIVASRLAKHFNKPAFVFSQCEDRAKASVRSVGQIDILEVIEKAKELVLSYGGHKGAAGVMVHVDQFELFKNRLNEICAQIPKEDFYSSDEVLGSIDPNEVDFELLEILEFFEPFGHKNPRPYFKFNQLFVKNKKYIGKDEKHIKLILTYDNKTLEALFFNYDYEPNIGENISLIASISKNNFRGLITPQLTIKEIIK from the coding sequence ATGTTAAATAAAGCACAAATTAAACAAATTTTACATCAGCGTTTTGAAAATGATATCCATGTAAAACTTTGTGATCTTCCTATGCCTTCTTGTTTAAAAGATGTTTTTAAAGGAGCTTTGCGTATAAAAGAAGCCATTGAAAAAAATCAAAAAGTTGCTATAGTTGGTGATTATGATGTAGATGGGGTTATTTCTTGTGTTATATTTTCAGAATTTTTTGATGATATAGGTTTTGATTATATAGTTAAAATTCCAAATCGTTTTAAAGATGGCTATGGTTTAAATGAAGAAATTATTAATGAACTTGGATCAATTGATCTAATTATCACTGTAGATAATGGCATAGCCGCTGTTGAAGCAGCAAAAATGTGTAAAGAAAAAGGCATTGATTTAATTATTACAGATCATCATATGCCACCTGCTATTTTACCCGATGCCTATGCTATTATTAATCCAAAACAGCAAGATTGTGATTTTCCTAATGTTGAAATTTGTGGAGCCCAAGTTGCGTGGTATTTGATTGGAGCTATAAAAGAAGTTTGTAAAATTAATTATGATATGTGTAAATTTATCGAGCTTTTGGCTATTGCTATTATAGCTGATATGATGGAGCTTAGGGATTTAAATAGAGCTTTGGTAAGAAAAGGCATAGAATGTATTAACTCTTCTAATCGTGTTGCATTTAAAGCCATACGAAAATATTTTGGAAAAGATAAATTTGAAATTGATAATATTAGCTTTTTAATAGCACCATTAATCAATAGCGCAGGAAGAATGGATGATGCTATCATTTCTTATAAATTTTTACATTCAAAGAATATGGATGAGGTGATGGATTATTTAGAGCAAATTGTCTCTTATAATAATAACCGCAAAGATGAAGAAAGAGAGCTTTTTAAGCAATGTCTAGAGCAAGTTGATGAAAATAATAGTGTGATCATTGTTAATGGTTGTAATTGGCATGAAGGGGTTTTAGGCATAGTAGCAAGTAGGTTAGCAAAGCATTTTAATAAACCTGCGTTTGTATTTTCACAATGTGAAGATAGAGCTAAAGCAAGTGTTAGAAGTGTTGGACAAATTGATATTTTAGAAGTGATAGAAAAAGCTAAAGAATTAGTTTTAAGCTATGGCGGACACAAAGGTGCGGCTGGAGTAATGGTTCATGTAGATCAATTTGAGTTGTTTAAAAATAGACTTAATGAAATTTGTGCTCAAATTCCAAAAGAGGATTTTTATAGTTCAGATGAAGTTCTTGGTAGTATTGATCCTAATGAAGTTGATTTTGAACTTTTAGAAATTTTAGAATTTTTTGAGCCATTTGGCCATAAAAATCCAAGACCATATTTTAAATTTAATCAGCTTTTTGTAAAAAATAAAAAATATATAGGTAAAGATGAAAAGCATATTAAATTGATTTTAACTTATGATAATAAGACATTAGAAGCTTTGTTTTTTAATTATGATTATGAGCCAAATATAGGTGAAAATATTAGTTTAATTGCAAGTATTTCTAAAAATAATTTTAGAGGTTTAATTACCCCTCAGCTTACCATAAAAGAGATTATAAAATAG
- a CDS encoding lytic transglycosylase domain-containing protein, with translation MIQKLLLFFIFQGIVYAYETKIFVNNTYIPENFYKYDKDFKNAAKKYNIPVFLLKAIALTENASFEHDSIGINKNKTKDYGLMQINSIHLKRYGISKKDIQRACVNIDTAARLLYEIIQKHGFNWDAIGRYHSSNEKYKNIWLNKVAKNFITVIFKDINDLIVVEKIRVTKLMYLLLSFNEKQYLHLANN, from the coding sequence ATGATTCAAAAATTATTATTGTTTTTTATATTTCAAGGTATCGTTTATGCTTATGAAACAAAAATTTTTGTTAATAATACCTATATACCTGAAAATTTTTACAAATATGACAAAGACTTTAAAAATGCAGCTAAAAAGTATAATATACCTGTATTTTTACTAAAAGCTATAGCTTTAACTGAAAATGCTTCTTTTGAGCATGATAGTATAGGTATTAATAAAAATAAAACTAAAGATTATGGATTAATGCAAATTAATAGCATTCATTTAAAGCGTTATGGAATTAGCAAAAAAGATATACAAAGAGCTTGTGTTAATATAGATACAGCAGCAAGATTGTTATATGAAATTATACAAAAACATGGTTTTAATTGGGATGCTATAGGTAGATACCACTCTTCTAATGAAAAATATAAAAATATATGGCTTAATAAAGTAGCAAAAAATTTTATAACAGTAATTTTTAAAGATATAAATGATCTTATAGTAGTAGAAAAAATTAGGGTAACAAAGCTTATGTATTTATTACTTAGTTTTAATGAAAAACAATATTTACATCTAGCAAATAATTAA
- the prfA gene encoding peptide chain release factor 1, whose amino-acid sequence MLADKLKPFLARFDELNALLSDVNISNDISKMTALSKEQKNLEPIVEKAQEYLKTLEDIEENKVLLSDLELGELAKEELKNLELLKPKLEEELKILLLPKDPNDDKNIFLEIRAGTGGDEASLFVGDLVKAYIRYAENRDYKYEIVSSSEGSVGGFKEIILLIKGNGAYSRLKYEGGTHRVQRVPETESQGRVHTSAITVAIMPEVDDVEIQINPNDLKIDVMRSSGHGGQSVNTTDSAVRITHIPTGIVVVNQDGKSQHKNKESAMKVLKARLFEMQEQERLAKESQARKSQVGSGDRSERIRTYNFPQNRISDHRINLTLYRLDAILEGGLFDEIIEPLITYHQAQALKQENL is encoded by the coding sequence ATGTTAGCTGATAAACTCAAACCTTTTTTAGCACGCTTTGATGAGCTTAATGCTCTCTTAAGCGATGTTAATATCTCCAATGATATTTCCAAAATGACTGCTCTATCAAAAGAGCAAAAAAATTTAGAACCTATAGTAGAAAAAGCCCAAGAATATCTTAAAACTTTAGAGGATATAGAAGAAAATAAGGTTCTATTATCTGATCTTGAGCTTGGAGAATTAGCCAAAGAAGAATTAAAAAATTTAGAACTTTTAAAACCTAAACTCGAAGAAGAGCTAAAAATCCTTTTATTACCAAAAGATCCAAATGATGATAAAAATATCTTTTTAGAAATTCGTGCTGGAACTGGTGGCGATGAGGCTTCTTTGTTTGTTGGAGATTTGGTAAAAGCTTATATACGCTATGCTGAAAATCGTGATTATAAATACGAAATAGTCAGCTCAAGCGAAGGAAGTGTTGGTGGATTTAAAGAAATCATCCTTCTTATAAAAGGAAATGGAGCTTATTCTAGATTAAAATATGAAGGTGGCACCCATAGGGTTCAAAGAGTTCCTGAAACTGAATCACAAGGAAGAGTCCATACTTCAGCTATTACAGTAGCTATTATGCCTGAAGTTGATGATGTAGAAATTCAAATCAATCCAAACGATTTAAAAATTGATGTAATGCGCAGTAGCGGTCATGGCGGACAAAGTGTAAATACCACAGATAGTGCTGTAAGAATTACCCATATCCCAACTGGTATAGTAGTGGTAAATCAAGATGGTAAAAGTCAGCATAAAAATAAAGAAAGTGCCATGAAAGTTTTAAAAGCAAGACTTTTTGAAATGCAAGAACAAGAACGCTTAGCAAAAGAAAGTCAAGCAAGAAAATCTCAAGTTGGAAGCGGCGATAGAAGCGAACGCATACGCACTTATAATTTCCCTCAAAATAGAATTAGCGATCATAGAATAAATCTTACTCTATATAGACTTGATGCGATTTTAGAAGGTGGTCTTTTTGATGAAATCATAGAGCCATTAATTACTTATCATCAAGCTCAAGCTTTAAAACAAGAAAATTTATAA
- the rpsT gene encoding 30S ribosomal protein S20, whose product MANHKSAEKRARQTIKRTERNRFYRTRLKNITKAVREAAANSDKEAAINALKVANKSIHAMVSRGFLKKQTASRRVSRLALLVNKIA is encoded by the coding sequence ATGGCAAACCATAAATCTGCTGAAAAAAGAGCAAGACAAACTATAAAAAGAACTGAAAGAAATAGATTTTATAGAACAAGATTAAAAAACATTACTAAAGCAGTTCGCGAGGCAGCAGCAAATAGCGACAAAGAAGCAGCAATAAATGCATTAAAAGTAGCAAATAAAAGCATCCATGCTATGGTAAGTCGTGGATTTTTGAAAAAACAAACTGCTTCACGCCGTGTAAGTAGATTAGCATTGTTGGTAAATAAAATAGCATAA
- a CDS encoding pseudouridine synthase, with amino-acid sequence MRINKFISHNSKYSRREADELIKQDLVKINHKIAKLSDSVKEDDKIFINGKKLHKKTQFSVIIYHKQKGEIVSKKDDRGRKTIYDSLPRQFNTWLSVGRLDFASEGLLLLTDSPVIADALMHSDLEREYYLKVKGIVDKNVIEAMQNGLEIQNETKGAHAKTKITSMSFAPFLDFEIFGSSGGFTKLKVIINEGKNRELRRFFGHFDLEVMDLKRVAFGALDLGVLKAGKYRYLENGEYDKLRDFLKFNNIKY; translated from the coding sequence ATGAGAATTAACAAATTTATCTCACACAATAGCAAATATTCACGCCGTGAAGCTGATGAGCTTATAAAGCAAGATTTGGTTAAAATAAATCACAAGATTGCAAAATTAAGCGATAGTGTAAAAGAAGATGATAAAATTTTTATAAATGGTAAAAAATTACATAAAAAAACACAATTTTCAGTCATCATTTATCACAAACAAAAGGGTGAAATAGTTAGTAAAAAAGATGATAGAGGCAGAAAAACTATTTATGATAGCTTGCCTAGACAATTTAACACTTGGCTTAGTGTAGGAAGATTAGACTTTGCAAGTGAGGGGTTGCTTTTACTAACAGACTCTCCTGTAATAGCTGATGCGTTAATGCATAGCGATTTAGAAAGAGAGTATTATTTAAAAGTTAAAGGTATTGTAGACAAAAATGTCATAGAGGCTATGCAAAATGGTTTAGAAATTCAAAATGAAACAAAAGGAGCTCACGCAAAAACTAAAATAACATCTATGAGTTTTGCTCCTTTTTTGGATTTTGAAATTTTTGGATCAAGTGGAGGATTTACCAAACTAAAAGTAATTATCAATGAAGGTAAAAATAGAGAACTTAGAAGATTTTTTGGACATTTTGATCTAGAAGTAATGGATCTTAAAAGAGTGGCTTTTGGTGCTTTAGATCTTGGTGTATTGAAAGCTGGAAAATATCGCTATTTAGAAAATGGAGAGTATGATAAATTAAGAGATTTTCTAAAATTTAATAATATAAAATATTAA